From one Candoia aspera isolate rCanAsp1 chromosome 17, rCanAsp1.hap2, whole genome shotgun sequence genomic stretch:
- the RCE1 gene encoding CAAX prenyl protease 2 isoform X2, with amino-acid sequence MAAEALARGAGPGLCWASLFSCLGLACAYVGSLYVWKSHLPRDHPAVIKRRFTSVLVVSTISPLFIWVWKEVTGVKPDASLLTLMGFRLEGILPATLLPLLLTMILFLGPLIQLSMDCPWDLVDGLRIAFDPSFWVLCLTDIRWLRNQVIAPFTEELVFRACMVPMLVPCTGAGLAILTCPLFFGVVFQFSYTAIFGAYTAFLFIRTGHLVGPVLCHSFCNYVGFPAVGAVLEHPQRFLVAFFYLLGVALFLLLLLPMTDPAFFGHLPVCSLSRLTSPASSLRSSSWCS; translated from the exons ATGGCGGCGGAGGCGTTGGCGCGGGGCGCCGGGCCGGGGCTCTGCTGGGCCTCGCTCTTCTCCTGCCTCGGCCTGGCCTGTGCCTACGTGGGCAGCCTCTACGTCTGGAAGAGCCACCTGCCCAG GGACCATCCCGCCGTCATCAAGCGCCGGTTCACGAGCGTCCTCGTGGTCTCCACCATCTCGCCGCTCTTCATCTGGGTCTGGAAAGAGGTGACGGGCGTCAAG CCAGATGCATCCCTCCTCACCTTGATGGGCTTCCGGCTTGAGGGCATCTTGCCGGCGACTCTGCTGCCCCTGCTGCTGACAATG ATCTTGTTTCTTGGCCCCCTTATCCAGCTGTCGATGGACTGTCCCTGGGACCTGGTAGACGGATTACGAATTGCATTTG ATCCCAGTTTTTGGGTGCTCTGCCTCACCGACATCCGTTGGCTCCGCAACCAGGTCATCGCGCCTTTCACTGAAGAGCTGGTGTTTCGGGCCTGCATGGTGCCCATGCTGGTCCCCTGCACCGGAGCGGGTCTGGCCATCCTAACCTGCCCCCTCTTCTTTGGAGTCG TGTTCCAGTTCTCCTACACAGCGATCTTTGGCGCCTACACCGCTTTCCTCTTCATCCGGACAG GACACCTCGTTGGGCCAGTTCTCTGCCATTCCTTCTGCAACTACGTTGGATTCCCGGCGGTGGGCGCGGTGCTGGAGCACCCGCAGCGCTTCCTGGTGGCCTTCTTCTACCTGCTGGGCGtggctctcttcctcctcctcctcctccctatgACAGACCCGGCCTTCTTCGGGCATCTGCCCGTCTGCTCCCTCTCCAGACTGACCTCTCCTGCCAGCAGCCTCCGGAGCTCCTCCTGGTGCTCCTGA
- the ACTN3 gene encoding alpha-actinin-3, with product MTMQIETHIQYNHSYMVTDDYMAQEEDWDRDLLLDPAWEKQQRKTFTAWCNSHLRKAGTQIENIEDDFRNGLKLMLLLEVISGERLPKPDKGKMRFHKIANVNKALDFIASKGVKLVSIGAEEIVDGNLKMTLGMIWTIILRFAIQDISVEETSAKEGLLLWCQRKTAPYRNVNVQNFHISWKDGLALCALIHRHRPDLIDYAKLRKDDPIGNLNTAFEVAEKYLDIPKMLDAEDIVNTPKPDEKAIMTYVSCFYHAFAGAEQAETAANRICKVLAVNQENEKLMQEYEKLASELLEWIRRTIPWLENRVPEKSMSAMQRKLEDFRDYRRVHKPPRVQEKCQLEINFNTLQTKLRLSNRPAFMPSEGKMVSDIANAWKGLEQVEKGYEEWLLTEIRRLERLDHLAEKFKQKATLHESWTRGKEDMLSQKDYESATLYEIRALLRKHEAFESDLAAHQDRVEQIAAIAQELNELDYHDAASVNSRCQAICDQWDTLGTLTQKRRDALERVEKLLETIDQLYLEFAKRAAPFNNWMDGATEDLQDMFIVHSIEEIQSLITAHEQFKATLPEADKERMAILGIQNEIQKIAQTYGIKLSGVNPYTNLSHHDVANKWDRVKQLVPHRDQTLQEELARQQANERLRRQFAAQANIIGPWIQTKMEEIGHVSVDISGPLEDQMNHLKQHEQNIINYKVNIDKLEGDHQLIQEALVFDNKHTNYTMEHIRVGWEQLLTTIARTINEVENQILTRDAKGISQEQMNEFRASFNHFDRKRNGMMDPDDFRACLISMGYDLGEVEFARIMTLVDPNNTGVVTFQAFIDFMTRETAETDTAEQVIASFKILASDKNYITIEELRRELPPEQAEYCITRMTKYTGADATAGSLDYVSFSNALYGESDL from the exons ACGTTCACAGCTTGGTGCAACTCCCACCTGCGGAAGGCAGGGACACAGATTGAGAATATTGAAGACGACTTTCGGAATGGCCTTAAACTCATGCTCCTGTTAGAAGTGATTTCAG GTGAGCGGTTGCCAAAGCCAGACAAAGGCAAGATGCGTTTCCACAAAATTGCCAATGTCAACAAGGCACTGGACTTCATTGCCAGTAAGGGGGTCAAGTTGGTGTCCATTGGGGCTGAGG AAATTGTGGATGGAAATCTGAAGATGACTTTGGGAATGATCTGGACAATCATCCTCCGATTTGCTATCCAGGACATCTCAGTGGAAG AAACGTCTGCCAAGGAGGGGCTGCTGCTGTGGTGCCAAAGGAAGACAGCTCCCTACCGGAACGTCAACGTGCAGAACTTCCACATTAG CTGGAAGGATGGCCTGGCACTCTGCGCCCTGATCCATCGGCACCGTCCTGACCTCATCGACTACGCCAAGCTCAGAAAG GATGACCCCATCGGGAACCTCAACACAGCTTTTGAGGTGGCCGAGAAATATCTGGATATCCCCAAGATGCTGGATGCAGAAG atatcgtcaacacccccaaacCGGATGAGAAAGCCATCATGACATACGTTTCTTGTTTCTATCACGCTTTTGCTGGGGCGGAGCAG GCTGAGACAGCAGCCAACAGAATCTGCAAGGTGCTTGCTGTCAATCAAGAGAATGAGAAGCTGATGCAGGAGTATGAAAAGCTGGCCAGTGAG CTGCTTGAATGGATCCGCCGCACCATCCCATGGCTGGAGAACCGGGTGCCAGAGAAGAGCATGAGTGCCATGCAGCGCAAGCTGGAGGACTTCCGGGACTACCGGCGTGTGCACAAACCACCCCGCGTCCAGGAGAAATGCCAGCTTGAGATCAACTTCAACACTCTGCAGACCAAGCTGCGGCTCAGCAACCGGCCAGCCTTCATGCCCTCCGAGGGGAAGATGGTCTCT GACATTGCCAATGCCTGGAAAGGCCTGgaacaggttgagaaaggctatgaGGAATGGCTGCTGACGGAAATCAGGCGCCTGGAGCGTCTGGACCACCTGGCTGAGAAGTTCAAGCAGAAGGCCACGCTGCATGAGAGCTGGACCAGAG GGAAGGAAGACATGCTGTCCCAGAAGGACTACGAGTCAGCCACACTCTATGAGATCCGGGCACTGTTGCGCAAACACGAGGCCTTCGAGAGTGACCTGGCCGCCCACCAGGACCGCGTGGAGCAGATTGCAGCCATTGCTCAGGAGCTCAA TGAGCTGGACTACCACGATGCGGCCTCTGTGAACTCCCGCTGCCAGGCCATCTGTGACCAGTGGGATACCTTGGGGACGCTCACTCAGAAGAGGAGGGATGCCCTGGAG CGGGTGGAGAAGCTGCTGGAGACCATCGATCAGCTGTACTTGGAGTTTGCCAAGAGAGCCGCCCCTTTCAACAACTGGATGGACGGAGCCACCGAAGACCTCCAGGACATGTTCATCGTGCACAGCATCGAGGAGATCCAG AGCCTGATCACCGCCCACGAGCAGTTTAAAGCCACGCTGCCGGAGGCGGACAAGGAGCGCATGGCTATCCTGGGCATTCAGAACGAGATCCAAAAGATCGCTCAGACCTATGGCATCAAGCTGTCGGGCGTGAACCCCTACACCAACCTCTCCCATCACGATGTTGCCAACAAGTGGGACAGG GTGAAGCAACTGGTTCCACATCGTGACCAGACCTTGCAGGAGGAACTGGCAAGGCAACAAGCCAACGAACGCCTGCGACGTCAATTTGCTGCCCAGGCGAATATCATTGGTCCCTGGATCCAGACAAAGATGGAG GAAATCGGTCATGTCTCTGTGGACATAAGTGGGCCTCTAGAGGACCAAATGAACCACCTGAAACAGCATGAGCAAAATATTATCAATTACAAAGTGAATATTGACAAGCTGGAGGGCGACCACCAGCTCATCCAGGAGGCGCTTGTCTTCGACAACAAGCACACCAACTACACCATGGAA CACATCCGAGTGGGCTGGGAGCAGCTCCTGACCACCATTGCCCGCACCATCAACGAGGTCGAGAACCAGATCCTGACCCGGGACGCCAAAGGGATCAGCCAGGAGCAGATGAACGAGTTCCGGGCCTCCTTCAACCACTTCGACCGG AAACGAAATGGCATGATGGACCCCGATGACTTCCGGGCCTGCTTGATCTCCATGGGATACGACCTG GGTGAAGTGGAATTTGCCCGCATCATGACACTGGTGGACCCCAACAACACGGGCGTGGTGACCTTCCAAGCATTCATTGACTTCATGACCCGCGAGACGGCCGAGACCGACACGGCCGAACAGGTCATCGCGTCCTTCAAGATCCTCGCTTCAGACAAG AACTACATCACAATCGAAGAGCTGCGCCGGGAGCTGCCACCAGAGCAGGCCGAGTACTGCATCACCAGGATGACCAAGTACACCGGGGCCGATGCCACGGCGGGCTCCTTGGACTATGTCTCCTTCTCCAACGCCCTGTACGGGGAGAGTGACCTGTGA
- the RCE1 gene encoding CAAX prenyl protease 2 isoform X3, with translation MGFRLEGILPATLLPLLLTMILFLGPLIQLSMDCPWDLVDGLRIAFDPSFWVLCLTDIRWLRNQVIAPFTEELVFRACMVPMLVPCTGAGLAILTCPLFFGVAHFHHVIEQLRFRQGSRASIFLSAVFQFSYTAIFGAYTAFLFIRTGHLVGPVLCHSFCNYVGFPAVGAVLEHPQRFLVAFFYLLGVALFLLLLLPMTDPAFFGHLPVCSLSRLTSPASSLRSSSWCS, from the exons ATGGGCTTCCGGCTTGAGGGCATCTTGCCGGCGACTCTGCTGCCCCTGCTGCTGACAATG ATCTTGTTTCTTGGCCCCCTTATCCAGCTGTCGATGGACTGTCCCTGGGACCTGGTAGACGGATTACGAATTGCATTTG ATCCCAGTTTTTGGGTGCTCTGCCTCACCGACATCCGTTGGCTCCGCAACCAGGTCATCGCGCCTTTCACTGAAGAGCTGGTGTTTCGGGCCTGCATGGTGCCCATGCTGGTCCCCTGCACCGGAGCGGGTCTGGCCATCCTAACCTGCCCCCTCTTCTTTGGAGTCG CTCATTTTCATCATGTTATTGAGCAGCTGCGGTTTCGCCAAGGAAGCAGAGCCAGTATTTTCCTCTCGGCAG TGTTCCAGTTCTCCTACACAGCGATCTTTGGCGCCTACACCGCTTTCCTCTTCATCCGGACAG GACACCTCGTTGGGCCAGTTCTCTGCCATTCCTTCTGCAACTACGTTGGATTCCCGGCGGTGGGCGCGGTGCTGGAGCACCCGCAGCGCTTCCTGGTGGCCTTCTTCTACCTGCTGGGCGtggctctcttcctcctcctcctcctccctatgACAGACCCGGCCTTCTTCGGGCATCTGCCCGTCTGCTCCCTCTCCAGACTGACCTCTCCTGCCAGCAGCCTCCGGAGCTCCTCCTGGTGCTCCTGA
- the RCE1 gene encoding CAAX prenyl protease 2 isoform X1 produces the protein MAAEALARGAGPGLCWASLFSCLGLACAYVGSLYVWKSHLPRDHPAVIKRRFTSVLVVSTISPLFIWVWKEVTGVKPDASLLTLMGFRLEGILPATLLPLLLTMILFLGPLIQLSMDCPWDLVDGLRIAFDPSFWVLCLTDIRWLRNQVIAPFTEELVFRACMVPMLVPCTGAGLAILTCPLFFGVAHFHHVIEQLRFRQGSRASIFLSAVFQFSYTAIFGAYTAFLFIRTGHLVGPVLCHSFCNYVGFPAVGAVLEHPQRFLVAFFYLLGVALFLLLLLPMTDPAFFGHLPVCSLSRLTSPASSLRSSSWCS, from the exons ATGGCGGCGGAGGCGTTGGCGCGGGGCGCCGGGCCGGGGCTCTGCTGGGCCTCGCTCTTCTCCTGCCTCGGCCTGGCCTGTGCCTACGTGGGCAGCCTCTACGTCTGGAAGAGCCACCTGCCCAG GGACCATCCCGCCGTCATCAAGCGCCGGTTCACGAGCGTCCTCGTGGTCTCCACCATCTCGCCGCTCTTCATCTGGGTCTGGAAAGAGGTGACGGGCGTCAAG CCAGATGCATCCCTCCTCACCTTGATGGGCTTCCGGCTTGAGGGCATCTTGCCGGCGACTCTGCTGCCCCTGCTGCTGACAATG ATCTTGTTTCTTGGCCCCCTTATCCAGCTGTCGATGGACTGTCCCTGGGACCTGGTAGACGGATTACGAATTGCATTTG ATCCCAGTTTTTGGGTGCTCTGCCTCACCGACATCCGTTGGCTCCGCAACCAGGTCATCGCGCCTTTCACTGAAGAGCTGGTGTTTCGGGCCTGCATGGTGCCCATGCTGGTCCCCTGCACCGGAGCGGGTCTGGCCATCCTAACCTGCCCCCTCTTCTTTGGAGTCG CTCATTTTCATCATGTTATTGAGCAGCTGCGGTTTCGCCAAGGAAGCAGAGCCAGTATTTTCCTCTCGGCAG TGTTCCAGTTCTCCTACACAGCGATCTTTGGCGCCTACACCGCTTTCCTCTTCATCCGGACAG GACACCTCGTTGGGCCAGTTCTCTGCCATTCCTTCTGCAACTACGTTGGATTCCCGGCGGTGGGCGCGGTGCTGGAGCACCCGCAGCGCTTCCTGGTGGCCTTCTTCTACCTGCTGGGCGtggctctcttcctcctcctcctcctccctatgACAGACCCGGCCTTCTTCGGGCATCTGCCCGTCTGCTCCCTCTCCAGACTGACCTCTCCTGCCAGCAGCCTCCGGAGCTCCTCCTGGTGCTCCTGA